ATCGACGGCCTCCCCTTTTTGAGCCGTGCCGACCGACAGCATTTCGTAAAACTCCAGCGCCTCGTCGAACACGCCTTGCAGAATTTCTCCCGGCCCTTCGTGCGCTTCCATGCGGATTTCCACTACGCAATCGACGTTCGACCAATCCTTGGGCGAACTTTTCGGCCGCGTCAGCGCGGCGGCAACGCCGACGACGCTGAGTCCAATCAAGGCGAGCACGAAGTAATTCGCGCCGACGGCCATGCCCACGACGACCGCAAAAATCACAAACGCGGTGTCTTGCGTGTCGCGAACCACGGTGCGGAAGCGGACGATCGAAAGCGCGCCCACCAAACTGAACGCCCGCGCCACGTTGTCGCCGATGACCTGCGTCACCATGGCGATAAGGATGGAGAGCAAAACCAGCGTGGGCGGGAACGTCGGGACCGCTTCGTGTCCGCGTGTGGCGCGATAAATGCCCGCGACCGCGACGCCGAGGAGGAACGCGCCTCCGAGCCGCCAGAAAAGCTCTCCGACGGTCGGCGTCGAAGCG
This sequence is a window from Verrucomicrobiota bacterium. Protein-coding genes within it:
- a CDS encoding DUF4956 domain-containing protein, with amino-acid sequence MPDWLITSFQTASTPTVGELFWRLGGAFLLGVAVAGIYRATRGHEAVPTFPPTLVLLSILIAMVTQVIGDNVARAFSLVGALSIVRFRTVVRDTQDTAFVIFAVVVGMAVGANYFVLALIGLSVVGVAAALTRPKSSPKDWSNVDCVVEIRMEAHEGPGEILQGVFDEALEFYEMLSVGTAQKGEAVDISYRVRLKKDVLPAAFVAQLNALEPVQRVDFRRSSDRD